The following proteins are encoded in a genomic region of Amycolatopsis sulphurea:
- a CDS encoding alpha/beta hydrolase: protein MLTTALTALAGMAAAGPAAASGVGWKPCPTASGVECGTVTVPLDWDRPGDGTIQLALARRKATDPAHRIGSVLMDPGGPGGAGAGEVQDGWGLSPKVTARFDTVGFDPRGIGQSTPVRCGLNEITADNPQLPKDAAQYRQLLAYNRALGTSCTRVSGPLTGHVDTKSVVRDIDAIRAALGDPKLTYYGVSYGSLMGQQYAEAYPDRVRALVLDSNMDHSVGTTWEFLHSETRAVQELFDQFRQWCDRNTSCALHGKDLSALMTQLYSRAEQGTLGTPDDRLDPLALAGMVSRNFYGPTWDKLAKDLVSLRDGKPPAAGFGTTEVSVPSVFGSVFCSDWRLPVTSFPQLQSYQRALSVVSPDVRLSQLGWTSVTGCAGWPGPVRNPQHPLSIRPGVPMLMLNSRYDPVTPYAWAVRAAQQAGAPLVSYDGWGHAAYFKNSKCVTDTADTFLLTGVRPEQSLHCAAIPPSEQSRADTDGPRPPRIVGF, encoded by the coding sequence GTGCTGACGACGGCGCTCACGGCGCTTGCGGGCATGGCCGCCGCAGGACCGGCCGCGGCGAGCGGGGTCGGCTGGAAGCCCTGCCCGACCGCGAGCGGAGTCGAGTGCGGGACGGTGACCGTGCCGCTCGACTGGGACCGCCCCGGCGACGGCACCATCCAGCTCGCGCTGGCCCGCCGCAAGGCGACCGACCCGGCACACCGGATCGGCTCGGTCCTGATGGACCCGGGCGGCCCCGGCGGTGCGGGCGCGGGCGAAGTGCAGGATGGCTGGGGGCTCTCGCCGAAGGTCACCGCGCGGTTCGACACCGTCGGGTTCGACCCGCGCGGGATCGGGCAGAGCACCCCGGTCCGCTGCGGGCTCAACGAGATCACCGCGGACAACCCCCAGCTGCCCAAGGACGCCGCGCAGTACCGGCAACTGCTCGCCTACAACCGGGCGCTCGGCACCAGCTGCACCCGGGTCAGCGGGCCGCTGACCGGGCACGTGGACACCAAGAGCGTGGTCCGCGACATCGACGCCATCCGCGCCGCGCTCGGCGACCCGAAGCTGACCTACTACGGCGTTTCCTACGGGAGCCTGATGGGCCAGCAGTACGCGGAGGCCTACCCGGACCGGGTGCGGGCGCTCGTGCTGGACAGCAATATGGACCACTCCGTCGGGACCACCTGGGAGTTCCTGCACAGCGAGACCAGGGCCGTGCAGGAGCTGTTCGACCAGTTCCGCCAATGGTGCGACCGGAACACCTCGTGCGCGCTGCACGGCAAGGACCTGTCCGCGCTGATGACGCAGCTCTACTCCCGGGCCGAGCAGGGCACCCTCGGCACCCCGGACGACCGGCTCGATCCGCTCGCGCTGGCCGGTATGGTCTCCCGGAACTTCTACGGGCCGACCTGGGACAAGCTGGCCAAGGACCTGGTCTCGCTACGGGACGGGAAGCCGCCCGCCGCCGGGTTCGGGACCACGGAGGTCAGCGTGCCCAGCGTGTTCGGCAGCGTGTTCTGCTCGGACTGGCGGCTGCCGGTCACCAGCTTCCCGCAACTGCAGTCCTACCAGCGGGCGTTGTCGGTGGTCTCGCCGGACGTGCGCCTGTCCCAGCTCGGCTGGACCTCGGTGACCGGCTGCGCGGGCTGGCCAGGCCCGGTGCGCAACCCGCAGCACCCGCTGTCGATCCGCCCCGGGGTGCCGATGCTGATGCTGAACAGCCGGTACGACCCGGTCACGCCCTACGCCTGGGCCGTCCGCGCCGCGCAGCAGGCGGGCGCACCACTGGTCAGCTACGACGGCTGGGGGCATGCCGCCTACTTCAAGAACAGCAAGTGCGTCACCGACACCGCCGACACCTTCTTGCTGACCGGCGTCCGGCCCGAGCAGAGCCTGCATTGCGCCGCGATACCGCCGTCCGAACAGTCCAGGGCGGATACGGATGGTCCACGGCCGCCGCGAATCGTCGGCTTCTGA
- a CDS encoding MarR family winged helix-turn-helix transcriptional regulator, protein MADGPWLGAGEAHVWRSYQRVQRALAGALDHQLERHAGLSGADFALLGPLAEAVDGVLRMRDLAATVEWDRSRLSHHISRMEKRGLVVREHCAEDARGANVRLTLSGRLAVEAARRPHRETVRRYFFDQLGADELVVLAGAFDRMLARLIEDDHEPPCAR, encoded by the coding sequence ATGGCGGATGGACCGTGGCTCGGTGCGGGGGAAGCCCACGTGTGGCGTTCCTATCAGCGTGTCCAGCGCGCGCTCGCCGGGGCGCTGGACCATCAGCTGGAGCGGCACGCCGGATTGTCCGGGGCCGATTTCGCCTTGCTCGGCCCGCTGGCCGAGGCCGTGGACGGGGTACTGCGGATGCGCGATCTCGCCGCGACGGTCGAATGGGACCGGAGCAGGCTTTCGCACCACATCAGCCGGATGGAGAAACGGGGGCTGGTCGTCCGGGAGCACTGCGCGGAGGACGCGCGCGGGGCGAACGTGCGGCTCACCCTGTCCGGCCGGCTGGCGGTCGAAGCGGCCCGGCGACCGCACCGCGAGACCGTGCGACGGTACTTCTTCGACCAGCTCGGGGCCGACGAGCTGGTCGTGCTGGCCGGCGCGTTCGACCGGATGCTCGCGCGGCTGATCGAGGACGATCACGAGCCGCCCTGCGCTCGCTGA
- a CDS encoding FAD-dependent monooxygenase: MAGKTVLVSGASVAGPSAAYWLHRYGYSVTVVEAALALRPGGQAVDFRGEQMKLLRAMGMLEELREHETGMGDQLLLDPAGKPVVTIPSRFISGELELLRGDLARVLYDRTKDYTEYVFGDRVTKLTETADGVEVTFRHGAPRRFDLVVGADGVHSGVRTAAFGPEARFRIDLGYHVAGFTAKNHLGLDHRGLIHNEPGRGIMIAGHRDPETVHVGLFFRGDPQGYGRPEPARQKEIVTEVYAGAGWEVPRFLGGLAGADDLYFDRIGQIELDAWSHGRVVLLGDAAWCAGPGGSGTGLAMMGAQVLAGELAAAGGDHRTAFARYERRLRKPARVGHRNGAGSGGFLVPPTAEKVRSRNRTYRMLAGPIGGRVFDHLGTRAANAVKFREYPGCGRSAGM, encoded by the coding sequence ATGGCAGGCAAGACCGTCCTCGTTTCCGGCGCCAGCGTCGCCGGCCCGTCCGCCGCTTACTGGCTGCACCGCTACGGCTATTCGGTCACCGTGGTGGAGGCCGCGCTCGCGCTGCGGCCGGGTGGACAGGCCGTGGACTTCCGCGGCGAGCAGATGAAACTGCTGCGTGCCATGGGCATGCTGGAGGAACTCCGCGAGCACGAGACCGGAATGGGTGACCAGTTGCTGCTCGACCCGGCGGGCAAGCCGGTGGTGACCATCCCGAGCCGGTTCATCAGCGGTGAACTCGAACTGCTGCGCGGCGACCTCGCCCGCGTGCTGTACGACCGCACCAAGGACTACACCGAATACGTCTTCGGCGACCGGGTCACCAAGCTGACCGAGACCGCCGACGGGGTCGAGGTGACCTTCCGCCACGGTGCGCCGCGCCGGTTCGACCTCGTGGTCGGTGCGGACGGGGTGCACTCCGGCGTGCGCACCGCGGCGTTCGGCCCGGAGGCGCGGTTCCGCATCGACCTCGGTTATCACGTCGCGGGCTTCACCGCGAAGAACCATCTTGGTCTCGACCACCGCGGCCTGATCCACAACGAGCCGGGCCGCGGCATCATGATCGCCGGCCACCGTGATCCGGAGACGGTGCACGTCGGCCTCTTCTTCCGCGGTGACCCGCAGGGCTACGGACGGCCGGAGCCGGCGCGGCAGAAGGAGATCGTCACCGAGGTCTACGCCGGAGCAGGCTGGGAGGTACCGCGGTTTCTCGGTGGCCTGGCCGGGGCGGACGACCTGTATTTCGACCGGATCGGCCAGATCGAACTCGACGCGTGGTCCCACGGCCGGGTGGTGCTGCTCGGCGACGCCGCGTGGTGCGCCGGACCGGGCGGTTCCGGCACCGGGCTGGCGATGATGGGGGCACAGGTGCTCGCCGGGGAACTCGCCGCCGCGGGCGGGGACCACCGGACCGCGTTCGCCCGCTACGAGCGGCGGCTGCGCAAACCGGCCCGGGTCGGGCACCGCAACGGCGCGGGCTCGGGTGGCTTCCTGGTCCCGCCGACCGCGGAGAAGGTCCGCTCCCGCAACCGCACCTACCGGATGCTGGCCGGGCCGATCGGCGGCCGCGTCTTCGACCACCTCGGCACCCGGGCGGCGAACGCGGTGAAGTTCCGCGAGTATCCGGGCTGCGGGCGGTCGGCTGGGATGTGA
- a CDS encoding Rv1733c family protein yields MRNRTRAGRPPNPCRRLLRRLGAARNPLLRRSDRIEGALAGVAILIALLAIPLAVLLGSADIRSETATSDAQLRSRHQATATVLTTAPEQPMTIGDSAPIASTARVNALWHVPGGAPRTGAITVPTGAATEGATTRIWLDDNGRQTTAPLTHTDAVTNGILVATFTWLCTAGVLAGAFWAARRVLDRRRASRWAEDWAQFAGPEAVR; encoded by the coding sequence ATGCGGAACAGGACTCGGGCAGGCAGACCACCAAACCCCTGTAGACGACTGCTGCGGCGCCTCGGCGCCGCCCGGAACCCGCTGCTGCGCCGCTCCGACCGGATCGAAGGCGCGCTCGCCGGAGTCGCCATTCTGATCGCGCTGCTGGCGATCCCGCTCGCGGTCCTGCTGGGCAGCGCGGACATCCGATCCGAGACGGCCACCTCGGACGCCCAGCTGCGCTCACGCCACCAGGCCACCGCGACCGTACTGACGACGGCGCCGGAGCAGCCGATGACCATCGGCGACAGCGCGCCGATCGCCAGCACAGCACGGGTGAACGCGCTTTGGCACGTGCCCGGCGGAGCACCCCGTACCGGCGCGATCACCGTGCCCACCGGCGCCGCCACCGAAGGCGCGACCACCCGGATCTGGCTCGACGACAACGGCAGGCAGACCACCGCCCCGCTCACCCACACCGACGCGGTCACCAACGGGATCCTGGTGGCCACCTTCACCTGGCTGTGCACGGCCGGTGTACTGGCGGGTGCGTTCTGGGCGGCGCGCCGGGTACTCGACCGTCGGCGGGCGAGCCGCTGGGCGGAGGACTGGGCCCAGTTCGCCGGCCCGGAAGCAGTGCGTTAG
- a CDS encoding GNAT family N-acetyltransferase, producing the protein MTTVMVRAATAESVAGVVRACSPESVRRRFTVGRAPDPDEVLTRYGRFLLAGLALVAERDGVSAGLLNVVPDGERRAELGLLVADPWQRQGIGRALVGLVIGASRWRGWTVHATVQSGNEAAEGLLRACGFRLLPEYGWSEQEFEYVVGRAGKETSDGGAPGPGSDGLQRCATAAYAGFAGHRDARSGGACRGAARVASALLPRR; encoded by the coding sequence ATGACGACTGTCATGGTGCGTGCGGCCACCGCGGAGAGCGTGGCTGGAGTGGTGCGGGCGTGCTCACCCGAGTCGGTGCGGCGGCGGTTCACCGTGGGCCGTGCGCCCGATCCGGACGAGGTGCTGACGCGGTACGGGCGGTTCCTGCTCGCCGGGCTGGCGCTGGTCGCGGAGCGGGACGGGGTTTCGGCGGGCCTGCTGAACGTGGTCCCGGACGGCGAACGGCGGGCGGAACTCGGGCTGCTGGTGGCGGACCCGTGGCAGCGTCAGGGCATCGGGCGCGCGCTCGTCGGGCTGGTCATCGGCGCGTCGCGGTGGCGTGGCTGGACGGTGCACGCGACCGTGCAGTCGGGCAACGAGGCGGCCGAAGGGCTGCTGCGGGCGTGCGGATTCCGGTTGCTGCCGGAGTACGGCTGGTCGGAGCAGGAATTCGAATACGTAGTGGGACGAGCCGGAAAGGAGACCTCGGATGGCGGAGCGCCCGGCCCGGGATCGGATGGTCTACAGCGCTGCGCAACTGCTGCGTACGCAGGGTTTGCGGGGCACCGGGATGCGCGAAGTGGTGGCGCATGCCGAGGCGCCGCGCGGGTCGCTTCAGCACTACTTCCCCGGCGGTAA
- a CDS encoding TetR family transcriptional regulator C-terminal domain-containing protein, translated as MREVVAHAEAPRGSLQHYFPGGKEQLFGEAIGWAGRYAARRAARAFESLPERTPSALFAAMVGQWRAELIELGYSGGCPLVATVADVAAESDALRERASEAFAEWRRRLVTALDELGVPRPRAESLAVLMISALEGALVLARADRDLTPLDTVVAELAPVLDAPLRRRARS; from the coding sequence ATGCGCGAAGTGGTGGCGCATGCCGAGGCGCCGCGCGGGTCGCTTCAGCACTACTTCCCCGGCGGTAAGGAGCAGCTGTTCGGCGAGGCGATCGGCTGGGCAGGGCGATACGCCGCGCGCCGGGCGGCGCGTGCGTTCGAGTCTCTTCCGGAGCGGACGCCGTCCGCGCTGTTCGCCGCGATGGTCGGTCAATGGCGGGCGGAGCTGATCGAACTCGGCTACTCGGGCGGCTGCCCGCTGGTGGCCACGGTCGCCGACGTCGCCGCGGAAAGCGATGCGCTGCGCGAGCGCGCGAGCGAGGCTTTCGCGGAATGGCGCCGTCGTCTCGTGACCGCGCTGGACGAGCTGGGCGTACCGCGCCCGCGTGCGGAATCGTTGGCAGTGCTGATGATCAGCGCGCTGGAAGGCGCGCTGGTGCTCGCCAGGGCCGACCGCGACCTCACCCCGCTCGACACGGTGGTGGCGGAGCTTGCCCCGGTGCTGGACGCGCCGCTCCGGCGCCGGGCACGGTCTTAG
- a CDS encoding cysteine desulfurase-like protein produces MAYDVNAIRKHFPALAGGAAHFDGPGGSQVPRQVGEAVAATLCAAIANRGTITAAERRADGVVHEARQAGADLLGARPEGVVFGRSMTQLTYDFSRALAKNWQPGDEIVVTRLDHDANIRPWLQAAEARGVTVRWADFDLETGELPLSAISALLSDRTRLVAVTAASNLLGSRPDIPAITAAAREAGALSYVDGVHLTPHSPVDVAALGADFYACSAYKFLGPHLGLLAAAPELLETLRPDKLLPSTDAVPERFELGTLPYELLAGATAAVDFLAGLVPGTGSRRARLTQSLTELEAYETAMLTRLDKGLAELPRVVRYGSPTRARTPTVLFTVTGTTPTAVYEHLATRGINAPAATFYAIECSRHLGLGDTGAVRAGIAPYTTAAEVDRLLAAVGEL; encoded by the coding sequence GTGGCCTACGACGTGAATGCGATCCGCAAGCACTTCCCCGCCCTCGCCGGCGGCGCCGCCCACTTCGACGGACCTGGCGGATCCCAAGTACCCCGCCAGGTCGGCGAAGCCGTTGCCGCGACGCTCTGCGCGGCCATCGCCAACCGCGGCACGATCACCGCCGCCGAACGCCGTGCCGACGGCGTGGTGCACGAAGCCCGGCAGGCGGGCGCCGACCTGCTCGGCGCGCGTCCCGAGGGGGTGGTGTTCGGCCGCAGCATGACCCAGCTCACTTACGACTTCTCCCGCGCGCTGGCCAAGAACTGGCAGCCCGGCGACGAGATCGTGGTTACCCGCCTCGACCACGACGCGAATATCCGGCCGTGGCTGCAGGCCGCCGAAGCCCGGGGAGTGACCGTGCGCTGGGCGGATTTCGACCTGGAGACCGGGGAACTGCCGTTGTCCGCGATCAGCGCGCTGCTCAGCGACCGGACCCGGCTGGTGGCCGTCACCGCGGCGTCGAACCTGCTCGGCTCCCGTCCGGACATCCCGGCGATCACCGCTGCCGCCCGCGAGGCAGGCGCGCTGAGCTACGTCGACGGCGTGCACCTCACCCCGCACAGCCCGGTCGATGTCGCGGCGCTCGGCGCGGACTTCTACGCGTGCTCGGCCTACAAGTTCCTCGGCCCGCACCTCGGCCTGCTGGCCGCCGCGCCAGAGCTGCTGGAAACCCTGCGCCCGGACAAGCTGTTGCCCTCCACCGACGCCGTGCCGGAGCGGTTCGAGCTGGGCACGCTCCCGTACGAACTGCTCGCGGGCGCTACCGCGGCCGTCGACTTCCTCGCCGGCCTGGTCCCCGGAACCGGCTCCCGCCGCGCGCGACTGACGCAGTCGCTGACCGAACTCGAAGCGTACGAAACGGCCATGCTGACCCGCCTGGACAAGGGTCTTGCCGAGCTGCCCCGCGTCGTCCGTTACGGCTCCCCGACCCGCGCCCGCACGCCGACGGTGCTGTTCACCGTCACCGGAACCACGCCAACAGCCGTGTACGAGCACCTCGCCACTCGCGGTATCAACGCACCGGCGGCGACGTTCTACGCGATCGAATGCTCCCGCCACCTCGGCCTCGGCGACACCGGCGCGGTCCGGGCGGGCATCGCGCCGTACACCACGGCAGCGGAGGTGGACCGGCTGCTGGCGGCGGTCGGGGAGCTGTGA
- a CDS encoding peptide deformylase — protein MLADQVDELLARPLPWPIVQAGDPVLRASARPYEGELTELALAALIEGMQVTMREAPGVGLAAPQIGLGVRIAVVEDGARERPGVPAATLETRGIAPLPFRVLVNPVYQRLGDELAAFFEGCLSVAGWQAVVARPLRIRLTGQDETGAALDEQLSGWPARIVQHETDHLHGILYVDRAESRSLSTHEAVARRWAQPTPAEAARELGFDLP, from the coding sequence GTGCTCGCCGATCAGGTGGACGAACTGCTCGCCCGGCCGCTGCCCTGGCCGATCGTGCAGGCCGGTGACCCGGTGCTGCGTGCTTCGGCCCGGCCGTACGAGGGCGAGCTGACCGAGCTCGCGCTGGCCGCGCTGATCGAGGGCATGCAGGTCACTATGCGCGAAGCGCCTGGGGTGGGGCTGGCCGCGCCGCAGATCGGGCTCGGCGTGCGGATCGCGGTGGTCGAGGACGGCGCGCGTGAGCGGCCGGGCGTGCCCGCGGCCACGCTGGAGACCCGCGGGATCGCGCCGCTGCCGTTCCGGGTGCTGGTGAATCCGGTCTACCAGCGGCTCGGGGACGAGCTCGCGGCGTTCTTCGAGGGCTGCCTCAGCGTGGCCGGCTGGCAGGCGGTGGTCGCCCGGCCGCTGCGGATCCGGCTGACCGGGCAGGACGAGACCGGTGCCGCACTGGACGAGCAGCTGTCCGGCTGGCCCGCGCGCATCGTGCAGCACGAGACCGATCACCTGCACGGCATTCTCTACGTCGACCGCGCCGAGTCGCGTTCGCTGTCCACGCACGAGGCGGTGGCTCGCCGCTGGGCCCAGCCGACTCCGGCCGAGGCCGCCCGGGAGCTGGGCTTCGACCTACCCTGA
- a CDS encoding methylated-DNA--[protein]-cysteine S-methyltransferase, with amino-acid sequence MTYTTFESPVGLLTAVGRDGGLAGLYLENHRHQPDPATFGERDDRAFTEVRRQLSEYFAGERAEFDLALTMRGTPFQQTVWRELTRIPYGETITYRELAEQIGKPGAFRAVGLANGRNPVSIVVPCHRVIGSNGDLTGYGGGVARKRRLLELESG; translated from the coding sequence ATGACCTACACCACCTTCGAAAGCCCGGTCGGCCTGCTCACCGCGGTCGGCCGAGACGGCGGGCTTGCCGGGCTATATCTGGAAAACCACCGGCACCAGCCCGACCCGGCCACCTTCGGCGAGCGCGACGACCGGGCGTTCACCGAGGTCCGACGCCAGCTGTCGGAGTACTTCGCGGGCGAGCGCGCGGAGTTCGACCTGGCCCTGACGATGCGGGGCACCCCCTTCCAGCAGACCGTCTGGCGGGAACTCACCCGGATCCCCTACGGGGAGACGATCACCTACCGCGAGCTGGCCGAGCAGATCGGCAAGCCGGGTGCGTTCCGGGCGGTCGGCCTGGCCAACGGGCGCAACCCGGTGAGCATCGTGGTGCCCTGTCACCGGGTGATCGGCAGCAACGGCGATCTCACCGGGTACGGCGGCGGGGTGGCGCGCAAACGTCGTTTGCTGGAGCTGGAATCCGGGTGA
- a CDS encoding AlkA N-terminal domain-containing protein has product MHEETERCIRAVQAKDDRFDGWFFTAVVTTRIYCRPSCPVVPPKVANMRFYPSAAAAQVAGFRACKRCRPDASPGSPQWNERADVVARAMRLIADGVVDREGVQGLATRLGYSVRQVERQVSAELGAGPLALARAQRAETARLLIETNAMPMGDITHAAGFSSIRTFNETVRAVFALTPSELRSRARGGGRDKSPSVLGLRLPFRRPLCPDNLFGHLAATAVPGVEEWRDGAYRRTLRLPHGHGVVSLRPEADHIACRLSLTDLRDLAAAISRCRWLLDLDADPVAVDEQLSTDPMLAQLVAAAPGRRVPRTTDPDEFAVRAVLGQQVSTAAARTHAARLVLAHGTPIEDREGELTHLFPAADDLAALDPETLAMPKSRRTTLLGLVAALVSGEVDLAVGGDWDRARAQLAALPGFGPWTVESVAMRALGDPDAFVGTDLGVKIAAETLGLPTQPSALRERANAWRPWRAYAVQHLWATGDHPINRIPAGEETA; this is encoded by the coding sequence GTGCACGAGGAGACCGAGCGCTGCATCCGTGCGGTGCAAGCGAAAGACGACCGGTTCGACGGCTGGTTCTTCACCGCGGTGGTGACCACGCGGATCTATTGCCGGCCGAGTTGCCCGGTGGTCCCGCCGAAGGTGGCGAACATGCGCTTCTACCCGAGCGCCGCCGCCGCACAGGTGGCCGGGTTCCGCGCCTGCAAGCGCTGCCGCCCGGACGCCTCTCCCGGCTCGCCGCAGTGGAACGAACGGGCCGACGTGGTGGCCCGCGCGATGCGGCTGATCGCCGACGGGGTGGTCGACCGCGAAGGCGTCCAAGGCCTGGCCACGCGGCTGGGCTACAGCGTCCGCCAGGTGGAACGTCAGGTCAGTGCGGAGCTGGGAGCCGGACCACTCGCGCTGGCCCGCGCACAGCGCGCGGAGACCGCACGGCTGCTGATCGAGACCAACGCGATGCCGATGGGCGACATCACGCACGCCGCCGGCTTTTCCAGCATCCGCACGTTCAACGAGACCGTCCGTGCGGTTTTCGCCCTCACGCCGAGCGAGCTGCGGTCGCGGGCCCGCGGAGGTGGACGCGACAAGTCGCCGAGCGTCCTCGGGTTGCGGCTGCCATTCCGCCGTCCATTGTGTCCGGACAACCTCTTCGGGCACCTCGCCGCGACGGCCGTACCCGGCGTCGAGGAATGGCGGGACGGCGCGTACCGGCGCACCCTCCGCCTGCCGCACGGGCACGGCGTGGTGTCGCTCCGGCCCGAGGCCGACCACATCGCGTGCCGGCTGAGCCTCACCGACCTGCGTGACCTGGCGGCCGCGATCAGCCGCTGCCGGTGGCTGCTGGACCTGGACGCCGACCCGGTGGCCGTCGACGAGCAGCTGAGCACGGACCCGATGCTCGCGCAGCTCGTGGCCGCGGCGCCGGGAAGGCGGGTGCCGCGCACAACCGATCCGGACGAGTTCGCGGTCCGTGCCGTTCTCGGGCAACAGGTCTCCACCGCGGCCGCCCGCACGCACGCGGCCCGGCTCGTCCTCGCGCACGGCACTCCGATCGAGGACCGCGAAGGCGAGCTGACGCACCTGTTCCCGGCCGCGGACGACCTCGCCGCACTCGACCCGGAAACGCTGGCGATGCCGAAGTCCCGCCGCACCACCCTGCTCGGCCTGGTCGCCGCGCTCGTCTCGGGAGAGGTCGACCTCGCCGTCGGCGGCGACTGGGACCGTGCCCGCGCCCAGCTGGCCGCGCTCCCGGGTTTCGGTCCGTGGACGGTGGAAAGCGTCGCGATGCGCGCACTGGGCGACCCGGACGCGTTCGTCGGCACCGATCTCGGAGTGAAGATCGCCGCGGAAACCCTCGGCCTACCCACCCAGCCGTCCGCGTTGCGCGAGCGCGCCAACGCGTGGCGGCCCTGGCGCGCGTACGCCGTGCAGCATCTGTGGGCCACCGGAGACCACCCGATCAACCGCATTCCCGCCGGAGAGGAAACGGCATGA
- a CDS encoding VanZ family protein: MTQWSAPTLVAVFAGIGLAILLVVPYVAVTYRKRGELGMFRAIAAPAFLVYAFALVTYTLMPIPRIDAAYCAAHRKLRHPELNPLQFLSDIHQFNTDLLHNPALRQVLFNVAFFVPWGVFIRRLFGRSIGFAILSGFAMSLLIETTQLTGVWFLMKCPYRLFDTGDLLSNTVGAALGAALAFRLRRRIRRPAGEPRPVRTGRRLLGMMLDLITVTLVGVVVNFIVVSVRYVATGRLVTEGDPTVEGLLHTCLPAVLLLLVLPAVTNGGTVGQHAVLLAMADARGKRPSILRCLVRFVFGTGGFLVLSGLNSGWALLWLGANLVVLLVTPGPRGLTARLAGLTVVDARKSAEVPVPQG, encoded by the coding sequence ATGACACAGTGGAGCGCGCCGACGCTCGTCGCGGTCTTCGCCGGCATCGGCCTGGCGATCCTGCTGGTGGTGCCCTACGTCGCGGTGACCTACCGCAAGCGTGGCGAATTGGGCATGTTCCGCGCGATCGCGGCACCGGCCTTCCTGGTGTACGCGTTCGCGCTGGTCACCTACACCCTGATGCCGATCCCGCGCATCGACGCGGCGTACTGCGCCGCGCACCGGAAGCTGCGGCACCCCGAGTTGAACCCGCTGCAGTTCCTGTCGGACATTCACCAGTTCAACACCGACCTGCTGCACAACCCGGCGCTGCGGCAGGTGTTGTTCAACGTCGCGTTCTTCGTGCCGTGGGGCGTGTTCATACGGCGTTTGTTCGGGCGCAGCATCGGATTCGCCATCCTCAGCGGATTCGCCATGTCGCTGCTGATCGAGACTACGCAGCTGACCGGCGTCTGGTTCCTGATGAAGTGCCCGTACCGGCTGTTCGACACCGGTGACCTGCTGTCCAACACGGTCGGCGCGGCGCTGGGCGCGGCGCTGGCGTTCCGGTTGCGCCGCCGGATCCGGCGGCCCGCCGGGGAACCACGGCCGGTACGTACCGGCAGGCGGCTGCTCGGCATGATGCTCGACCTCATCACGGTCACCCTGGTCGGCGTGGTAGTGAACTTCATCGTGGTATCCGTCCGGTACGTCGCGACCGGGAGGCTCGTGACCGAAGGTGACCCGACGGTGGAGGGCCTGCTCCACACCTGCCTGCCTGCGGTGCTCCTGCTGCTCGTCCTCCCGGCCGTGACCAACGGCGGCACCGTCGGCCAGCACGCGGTTCTGCTGGCCATGGCGGACGCCCGCGGGAAGCGACCTTCGATCCTGCGCTGCCTTGTCCGCTTCGTCTTCGGGACCGGTGGCTTCTTGGTGCTCAGCGGCCTCAACTCCGGCTGGGCGCTGCTCTGGCTCGGGGCCAACCTGGTCGTTCTGCTCGTCACCCCCGGCCCGCGCGGGCTGACCGCGCGGCTCGCCGGGCTCACCGTGGTCGACGCCCGTAAGTCCGCGGAGGTCCCGGTCCCGCAAGGGTGA